Proteins found in one Aneurinibacillus uraniidurans genomic segment:
- a CDS encoding TIGR01457 family HAD-type hydrolase, whose translation MQQRTYKGYLLDLDGTIYRGGEVIPEAIDFIARLTVQGIPYLYVTNNSSMTPQQLADKVQKMGIPTKPEQFFTSSMAVAETIRKMEDERQEQRQAAVLAIGETGLCTALAEKGIAVTDKAPADYVVVGIDRSFSYEKMKQATLAIYGGARFLSTNCDRAIPTEEGLVPGNGALTASIAYATNQQPLYVGKPEETIIKLALERLGLAAEDVIMVGDNLETDIACGENGGVDTLLVYTGFSRAEHIETSRVKPTYTIQSLTEWTV comes from the coding sequence ATGCAGCAACGTACATATAAGGGCTATTTATTAGACTTAGATGGCACAATTTATCGAGGGGGAGAGGTAATCCCTGAAGCGATCGATTTCATTGCGCGGCTGACCGTTCAGGGCATTCCGTATTTGTACGTGACGAATAATTCTTCGATGACGCCACAGCAGCTTGCAGATAAAGTACAAAAAATGGGCATTCCTACAAAACCGGAGCAGTTTTTCACATCAAGTATGGCGGTAGCAGAAACGATTCGTAAAATGGAAGATGAGCGACAAGAACAGCGCCAGGCAGCTGTTCTTGCGATTGGCGAAACAGGACTTTGCACCGCGCTTGCAGAGAAGGGGATTGCGGTTACAGATAAAGCTCCTGCTGATTATGTGGTTGTTGGCATTGATCGCAGTTTTTCGTATGAGAAGATGAAGCAGGCGACACTTGCGATCTATGGTGGTGCACGTTTCCTATCCACAAATTGTGATCGGGCAATTCCTACAGAAGAGGGGCTTGTGCCAGGCAATGGTGCGCTGACAGCATCGATCGCATATGCAACAAATCAGCAGCCACTCTATGTTGGCAAGCCAGAAGAAACGATCATCAAGCTGGCCCTTGAGCGTCTAGGTCTTGCGGCAGAAGATGTAATTATGGTAGGAGATAATCTTGAAACAGACATCGCTTGTGGAGAAAATGGTGGTGTAGATACGCTGCTTGTGTACACAGGATTTAGCCGGGCGGAGCATATCGAGACTTCGCGAGTGAAGCCGACGTACACGATACAATCTTTAACGGAATGGACTGTATAA
- a CDS encoding S-layer homology domain-containing protein codes for MKKITTLALTTILLSSLTFSTAFAFTDVDKGQAEAVSFLKDRGVVSGIDHDHFVPKGKISYAQSVQMIVKGLGLNLNTIRFSTPPAASNIYTNIPNNAWYSDAFVIAYYNGLEIPKDVNPNATITREQFGDLLIRALEKNGDFPTVKMFIEIKDEDQINPEYQGRLQRMLLYKITELDKAGKLHPKSDLTRGEAAVWIYNAIHVLDAHTSKVVAQ; via the coding sequence GTGAAAAAAATAACCACTTTAGCTCTTACAACTATACTGCTAAGTAGTTTAACATTTAGCACTGCATTTGCTTTTACAGATGTAGATAAAGGGCAAGCAGAAGCGGTTTCGTTCTTAAAAGACCGTGGAGTTGTAAGCGGAATTGATCACGATCATTTTGTGCCGAAAGGGAAGATTAGCTATGCACAAAGCGTACAAATGATTGTAAAGGGCCTGGGTTTAAATCTGAATACGATACGTTTTAGTACGCCACCCGCAGCATCAAATATTTACACAAATATCCCGAATAATGCCTGGTATTCAGATGCTTTTGTTATTGCGTATTATAATGGTTTAGAGATTCCGAAAGACGTGAACCCGAATGCAACCATTACACGGGAACAGTTTGGCGATTTATTAATTCGTGCTTTAGAAAAGAACGGCGACTTTCCAACGGTGAAAATGTTTATAGAGATCAAGGATGAGGATCAAATTAATCCAGAATATCAAGGTAGATTACAGCGGATGCTTCTTTATAAAATAACTGAACTTGACAAGGCTGGTAAGTTACATCCAAAGAGTGACCTAACACGAGGAGAAGCCGCTGTTTGGATATATAATGCCATTCATGTTTTGGATGCACATACATCAAAAGTGGTAGCACAGTAA
- a CDS encoding phosphatidylglycerophosphatase A produces MSNMDTAVQDEKVRSAAYQLLAKRGVSMDDLVDLVEYLQRPYYPDLTREQCLHNIERVLEKREIQNAIITGIQLDMLAEQKALIDPLQCIIETDEGLYGIDEVLALAIVNVYGSIGFTSYGYIDKVKPGILKRLNEKKEGVCHTFLDDIVGAIAAAAASRLAHRRFGTK; encoded by the coding sequence ATGAGCAATATGGATACGGCTGTTCAAGATGAGAAAGTCCGCAGTGCCGCCTATCAGCTGCTTGCCAAACGCGGGGTGTCAATGGATGATCTGGTCGATCTCGTAGAATATTTACAAAGACCATATTATCCCGATCTCACACGTGAGCAGTGTCTACACAATATTGAGCGCGTACTAGAAAAGCGTGAGATTCAAAATGCCATCATTACCGGGATTCAGTTAGATATGTTAGCCGAACAAAAAGCACTGATTGACCCGCTGCAATGTATTATTGAAACAGATGAAGGGTTATATGGTATTGATGAGGTTCTCGCACTCGCCATCGTGAATGTGTACGGAAGCATCGGATTTACCAGTTACGGATATATTGATAAGGTAAAACCAGGTATTCTCAAGAGATTAAATGAAAAAAAGGAAGGTGTCTGTCATACCTTCCTTGACGATATTGTCGGTGCAATTGCAGCGGCAGCAGCCAGTCGACTTGCTCACCGCCGCTTTGGAACTAAATGA
- a CDS encoding SDR family oxidoreductase has product MKRNRTALITGSARGLGVRIAHELASHGIRIAINYRTSVAEAANLKHELEAAYGSETLLLQGDVSHPTDAERMVLEVINAWGCLDMLILNAGPYIKERKKLADYTPGEWDAMVNGNLSSAFYLCRAAIPYMRRQRFGRIVTVGFEKAQTAPGWMYRSAFAAAKTGLVSLTRTIALEEAESGITANMVCPGDIIGDNKQRQIVEARQIDQGDTPVGRSGTGEDIARAISFFCAEASDFITGTVLEVTGGKDVLNKYKLEGER; this is encoded by the coding sequence GTGAAACGTAACCGTACGGCATTGATTACCGGAAGTGCGCGAGGTCTTGGAGTCCGCATCGCTCACGAACTTGCTTCTCATGGAATCCGGATTGCCATTAACTACCGTACAAGCGTTGCGGAAGCAGCAAACCTCAAGCATGAACTTGAAGCGGCCTACGGCTCCGAAACGCTGCTTTTGCAGGGCGATGTAAGCCATCCAACTGATGCAGAACGCATGGTCCTTGAAGTTATTAACGCATGGGGATGCCTGGACATGCTTATTTTAAATGCTGGACCGTATATTAAAGAACGTAAAAAATTGGCAGACTACACGCCAGGAGAATGGGACGCGATGGTGAATGGAAATTTATCAAGTGCGTTTTATTTATGCCGTGCAGCCATTCCCTATATGCGCCGTCAGCGCTTTGGACGCATTGTGACGGTAGGATTTGAGAAAGCACAAACCGCTCCAGGGTGGATGTATCGTTCTGCTTTCGCCGCTGCCAAAACCGGGCTCGTCTCTCTTACCCGAACGATTGCACTGGAAGAAGCAGAATCCGGTATTACCGCGAACATGGTATGTCCCGGTGACATTATCGGAGACAATAAACAGCGACAAATTGTCGAAGCCAGACAGATAGACCAGGGAGATACACCCGTTGGACGCTCCGGGACTGGAGAAGATATTGCCCGTGCCATTTCATTTTTCTGCGCAGAAGCATCTGACTTTATTACTGGAACCGTACTAGAGGTAACTGGTGGTAAAGACGTGTTGAATAAGTACAAGCTGGAAGGGGAAAGGTAA
- a CDS encoding NUDIX domain-containing protein encodes MKTYYFYDKRRQFISLTFSPQHFCSDAKHVLIWAYADESQEQIVLTKHEKRGWELPGGKVEPGERPEEAAVRELFEETGAHSGEMYQIGQYVIQPEGEAAAIVKNIYTTTVKAWSDIPAGFETIERRVVSSDITTFKEGFSSLIQDNVFPLCRQVAKK; translated from the coding sequence ATGAAGACATATTATTTTTATGACAAAAGGCGACAATTTATTTCGCTTACATTTTCTCCGCAGCACTTTTGTAGTGACGCCAAACATGTGCTCATTTGGGCATATGCGGATGAAAGTCAGGAACAAATCGTGCTAACGAAGCATGAAAAACGCGGATGGGAGCTGCCTGGCGGTAAGGTGGAGCCAGGAGAGCGACCGGAGGAAGCGGCTGTGAGAGAGCTGTTTGAAGAGACCGGGGCACATTCAGGAGAGATGTATCAGATTGGACAATATGTAATTCAACCAGAGGGAGAAGCTGCGGCTATTGTTAAAAATATTTATACGACCACAGTCAAAGCGTGGAGTGACATTCCAGCTGGGTTTGAAACGATAGAGCGCCGTGTTGTTTCATCTGACATTACCACGTTTAAAGAGGGTTTTAGTTCGTTGATTCAAGATAATGTTTTTCCGTTATGTAGACAGGTGGCAAAGAAATGA
- a CDS encoding methyl-accepting chemotaxis protein, with amino-acid sequence MSKKLLEIAGSLSIFQDTYPEDTCLILTDKETIISYIPGKHIDLKLTVGESMTKYKNSVTYQVLQTGQKIRNEVGAEHLGIAYISTAKPIIEQGEMVGVLAAVTSNQQLDVLRKGAHELHAVAQEMISSSEEITKSSDRTAQRLHALSEESEVLNSDIKNVESILNYVKNMASRTQILGLNAAIEAARSGEYGRGFSIVADEIKKMAVSSKEATEEIQTQLNRMQQGIEEITLSIRDITSHTGQHSTSAEEFHLMVEKVAATASLLNEHSTFKNE; translated from the coding sequence ATGTCAAAAAAATTACTTGAAATAGCCGGAAGCTTATCAATATTTCAGGATACATATCCAGAAGATACTTGCCTGATCCTAACAGATAAAGAAACCATCATTTCTTATATACCAGGTAAACATATTGATTTAAAACTTACTGTTGGGGAAAGTATGACAAAATATAAAAATTCAGTAACCTATCAGGTGTTACAGACCGGGCAAAAAATTCGGAATGAGGTCGGGGCTGAACATTTAGGTATTGCGTACATTTCAACAGCAAAGCCGATCATCGAGCAGGGAGAAATGGTAGGGGTGCTAGCTGCCGTTACCTCGAATCAGCAGCTCGATGTTTTGCGTAAAGGTGCACACGAATTACATGCTGTTGCTCAAGAAATGATCTCCTCTTCCGAAGAAATCACAAAATCTTCGGATCGCACAGCACAGCGCTTACACGCGCTATCCGAAGAATCGGAAGTATTGAACAGTGACATAAAAAATGTCGAGTCGATCCTGAACTATGTGAAAAACATGGCTTCACGAACACAAATACTTGGTCTGAACGCTGCGATTGAAGCCGCTCGTTCCGGGGAATATGGGCGGGGGTTTTCAATTGTTGCTGATGAGATTAAAAAAATGGCGGTTAGCAGTAAAGAAGCTACAGAGGAAATCCAAACTCAACTCAACCGAATGCAGCAAGGAATTGAAGAAATCACACTCTCAATTCGAGATATTACGTCCCATACCGGGCAGCATTCTACAAGTGCAGAAGAATTTCATTTGATGGTTGAAAAAGTCGCAGCTACTGCTTCGCTATTGAATGAGCATAGCACTTTTAAAAATGAATAA
- a CDS encoding PaaI family thioesterase — translation MNVKQIPDEKDLHLQHYEQIREKLANEPFAQFLGMRLVDMGPGTATVEMEVDGRLLNAHGTTHGAAIFALADFAFAVASNSHGKSAVALSMNIGFLAASGFGTRLRATAIEEKKGNRTAWYRITVESDTEVVALLDALAYRKNDYIIPIEE, via the coding sequence ATGAATGTGAAACAAATACCGGATGAAAAAGACCTGCATCTTCAGCATTACGAGCAAATTCGTGAGAAATTAGCAAATGAACCGTTTGCTCAGTTTCTTGGGATGCGTTTAGTAGATATGGGACCGGGAACGGCTACTGTTGAAATGGAAGTCGACGGCAGGCTTTTGAATGCGCATGGAACTACGCATGGAGCAGCTATTTTTGCGCTGGCAGATTTTGCATTCGCAGTTGCCAGCAATTCTCACGGGAAATCAGCTGTGGCACTGTCTATGAATATTGGCTTTCTTGCTGCAAGTGGCTTTGGGACTCGTCTTCGAGCAACGGCGATAGAAGAAAAAAAGGGAAATCGTACAGCCTGGTATCGAATTACAGTAGAGAGTGATACGGAAGTTGTCGCGCTGCTGGATGCTCTGGCTTATCGGAAAAACGATTATATCATTCCTATTGAGGAGTAG
- a CDS encoding phenylacetate--CoA ligase family protein, producing MIFNNEMETMSREEMEDIQLERLKKTIARAYENVPFHQENFAKAGIKPEDIQSLSDLEKVPFMKKTDLRENYPFNLFAVDMSEVVRIHGSSGTKGKPTVVGYTKQDIENWSEIVARAICCAGGNPGDIFHNAYGYGLFTGGLGLHYGVEHLGAAAVPISGGNTPRQITLIEDFKPRGIAATPSYVLNIVEEMKRMGHDPRETSLEYGIFGAEPWSEEMRVQLEEELGIKAVDIYGLSEVMGPGVSIECHEAQDGLHIAEDHFLAEIIDPETGKVLPYGMEGELVFTSLTKEAFPVIRYRTGDIASLNPEKCKCGRTSIRMSRIKGRVDDMLIIRGVNVFPTEIESVLFSFKELAPHYQVVIERDGSLDRFEVHCEVTSAFMDEVGQLESSTEVAKLMKAIGHDMKNALGVSVVLRINQPNSIPRSEGKAIRIVDNRNKVLA from the coding sequence GTGATCTTTAACAATGAAATGGAAACGATGTCAAGGGAAGAAATGGAAGATATTCAATTAGAAAGATTGAAAAAAACGATTGCACGTGCCTATGAGAACGTGCCATTCCATCAAGAAAACTTTGCGAAAGCAGGAATTAAACCGGAAGATATTCAGTCACTGAGCGATCTGGAAAAAGTACCGTTCATGAAGAAAACAGATTTGCGAGAGAATTATCCGTTTAACTTATTTGCGGTCGATATGAGTGAGGTCGTTCGGATTCATGGTTCTTCTGGTACGAAGGGAAAGCCGACTGTAGTGGGCTATACAAAGCAGGACATTGAAAATTGGTCTGAAATTGTTGCCCGTGCAATTTGCTGTGCAGGTGGTAACCCGGGAGATATATTCCATAACGCATATGGATATGGATTGTTTACGGGAGGGCTTGGTCTTCATTACGGAGTTGAACATTTAGGAGCAGCGGCTGTTCCGATTTCTGGTGGGAATACTCCGCGCCAAATTACGCTCATTGAGGATTTTAAACCGCGTGGAATTGCGGCGACGCCATCTTATGTATTAAACATCGTAGAAGAAATGAAGAGAATGGGCCATGATCCTCGCGAAACAAGCCTAGAATACGGTATTTTCGGTGCGGAGCCATGGTCTGAAGAGATGCGTGTCCAGCTAGAAGAAGAGCTTGGAATTAAAGCGGTTGATATTTACGGTTTAAGTGAAGTGATGGGACCGGGTGTTTCGATTGAGTGCCATGAAGCACAGGATGGGCTGCATATTGCCGAAGATCATTTCCTTGCTGAAATCATCGACCCGGAAACAGGAAAAGTACTTCCATATGGTATGGAGGGCGAGCTCGTTTTCACTTCTCTGACGAAAGAGGCGTTCCCGGTTATTCGCTATCGGACGGGAGACATTGCTTCATTAAATCCAGAGAAATGCAAATGTGGTCGCACAAGTATAAGAATGTCCCGAATTAAAGGTCGGGTGGATGATATGTTAATCATTCGTGGAGTTAACGTATTCCCAACAGAGATTGAATCGGTACTGTTTAGCTTTAAAGAGCTGGCTCCGCATTATCAGGTTGTCATTGAACGAGATGGCTCATTGGATCGCTTTGAAGTGCATTGCGAAGTGACGTCAGCATTTATGGATGAAGTAGGCCAACTTGAAAGCAGTACGGAAGTAGCGAAGTTAATGAAAGCGATCGGTCACGATATGAAGAATGCGCTAGGTGTAAGCGTTGTCCTGCGAATTAATCAGCCAAATTCGATTCCGCGCAGTGAAGGAAAAGCGATCCGTATTGTGGATAACCGCAATAAGGTTTTAGCGTAA
- a CDS encoding 3-hydroxyacyl-CoA dehydrogenase family protein — protein MPTEQVGVIGAGTMGAGIALVCTRNECPVILLDANQAVLDKARSYIEAALEKDVQKGKISEQQKEESYQRVCFASDMQELASCTIVIEAVPERLELKKSIFSSLTEICASDALLLTNTSSISITEIAGGLLNPERILGFHFFNPAPVMPLIEVIRGKKSSQENVEKAYQFACDLGKVPVLVADTPGFIVNRIARPYYNEALRILGDRIAQPEQIDTIMKRAGGFKMGPFELQDLIGIDINFATTESVYSNFFHEGRFKPSRIQQRMVQAGNLGRKTGEGFYDYNK, from the coding sequence ATGCCAACGGAACAGGTAGGTGTCATAGGGGCAGGGACGATGGGAGCTGGGATTGCTCTTGTCTGTACCCGCAATGAATGCCCGGTTATTTTACTCGATGCAAACCAGGCGGTGTTAGATAAGGCGCGTTCCTATATAGAAGCGGCTCTCGAGAAGGATGTACAAAAAGGAAAGATAAGCGAACAGCAGAAAGAGGAAAGTTATCAGCGTGTTTGTTTCGCATCTGATATGCAGGAGTTGGCTTCCTGTACCATCGTGATTGAGGCAGTGCCGGAGCGGCTGGAGCTGAAAAAGTCTATTTTCTCTTCGCTTACAGAAATCTGTGCCTCAGATGCGTTGTTACTTACAAATACATCTTCCATTTCGATTACGGAGATTGCAGGTGGACTTTTGAACCCAGAACGCATTCTTGGTTTTCATTTCTTTAATCCGGCTCCGGTTATGCCGTTAATTGAAGTCATTCGCGGCAAAAAATCGAGCCAGGAAAACGTAGAGAAGGCGTATCAATTCGCCTGTGATCTTGGTAAAGTGCCGGTTCTTGTAGCTGATACGCCGGGATTTATCGTGAATCGAATTGCGCGTCCTTATTATAATGAAGCATTACGTATTCTGGGAGATAGAATCGCGCAACCGGAGCAAATTGATACGATTATGAAGCGAGCAGGCGGGTTTAAAATGGGACCTTTCGAGCTGCAGGACTTAATTGGGATTGATATTAACTTTGCGACGACAGAATCTGTCTATTCGAATTTCTTCCATGAAGGACGCTTCAAGCCGAGCCGTATCCAGCAGCGTATGGTACAGGCAGGTAATCTGGGGAGAAAGACGGGGGAAGGTTTCTATGACTACAACAAATAG
- a CDS encoding 3-hydroxyacyl-CoA dehydrogenase family protein, which yields MTTTNRIVLVTGASPLHQELKHIAESNGYHVIDMDQLAEYKEQIELAIEVNSLDPEAKKATIQELDSTLAAHVPIVATSLSVTATEIASWATVPDRVCGFGTFVPLVERELIEVAPALQTNSYTLEQVKAFMQSIGKDTAVVDDEVGLVFPRILSLIINEAVFTLHEGTATCEDIDIAMKKGTNYPYGPLEWADRIGLDEVYAVIRGLHHDLAEERYRPAPLLRKLVLAGRVGQRSGQGFYTYEEQEVGQR from the coding sequence ATGACTACAACAAATAGAATCGTTTTAGTGACCGGAGCGAGTCCTCTACATCAGGAATTGAAGCATATAGCAGAAAGTAACGGTTATCACGTAATCGATATGGATCAGCTAGCTGAATATAAAGAGCAGATCGAACTGGCGATTGAAGTGAATAGTCTCGATCCGGAAGCAAAAAAGGCAACCATTCAGGAGCTTGATAGCACGCTAGCAGCGCATGTTCCGATTGTAGCGACATCACTTTCTGTTACCGCAACCGAAATTGCTTCCTGGGCAACTGTTCCAGACAGGGTGTGTGGATTTGGCACGTTCGTTCCGTTAGTAGAGAGAGAGTTGATTGAAGTGGCTCCAGCTCTGCAAACCAACTCTTATACGCTCGAACAGGTAAAAGCGTTTATGCAATCAATAGGCAAAGATACAGCGGTCGTAGATGATGAAGTAGGTCTCGTATTCCCGCGTATTTTATCGCTCATTATTAATGAGGCAGTATTTACGCTCCACGAAGGCACGGCTACGTGTGAGGATATTGATATCGCGATGAAGAAAGGAACGAACTATCCGTATGGTCCACTGGAGTGGGCGGACCGGATCGGTCTCGATGAAGTGTATGCGGTTATTCGCGGTCTTCATCACGACCTTGCAGAAGAGCGGTATCGTCCGGCTCCGCTGCTCCGCAAGTTAGTGCTTGCTGGACGGGTCGGACAGAGAAGTGGGCAAGGGTTTTATACGTATGAAGAACAAGAGGTTGGACAGCGATGA
- a CDS encoding thiolase family protein — protein MSTQRNEAYVVSAVRTPVGRLGGGLASVPMDDLAAAVIQEVLVRGSVSGEQVDGVIMGNVISASPFINIARVGLLKAGLPESVPGLTVNRVCASGLEAINLAAQSIQSGNGEIMLAGGVENLTRSPYILEKFPQPYQRGPQTLIESFGGPRSAPVSLYGELTMGDTAENVAEKFEVSREDQDAFAVESQRRAIQAIDEGKFAEEIVPVVIPNKKGDPIVVDTDEHPRRGTTLESLSKLKPAFRKGGTVTAGNSSGMNDGAAAALIMSEAKVQETGVNPLGRIVHFACGGVDPKIMGIGPVVAIRKLLDEVNLSIEDIDLFELNEAFASQSLACIRELGLPLDKTNVNGGAIALGHPLGMSGARLLGTILYELRRRNKRYGVVSLCIGGGQGLATLVEAL, from the coding sequence ATGAGTACACAGCGAAACGAAGCATATGTTGTTTCGGCGGTGCGAACGCCAGTGGGGCGTCTTGGCGGTGGGCTTGCGAGTGTGCCAATGGATGATCTGGCGGCGGCAGTGATTCAGGAGGTGCTTGTGCGCGGTTCTGTTTCTGGGGAACAAGTCGATGGCGTGATTATGGGCAATGTGATTTCGGCTAGTCCGTTTATTAACATTGCCCGAGTAGGTTTGCTAAAAGCTGGTTTACCGGAATCGGTTCCAGGATTGACGGTTAATCGTGTATGCGCATCTGGATTAGAAGCAATTAATCTAGCAGCACAGTCCATTCAAAGTGGGAACGGGGAGATTATGCTGGCAGGCGGCGTGGAAAATTTGACACGATCTCCTTACATTCTGGAGAAATTTCCGCAGCCATATCAGCGTGGTCCGCAAACTTTAATTGAATCGTTCGGGGGCCCTCGTTCGGCCCCGGTTTCTCTATATGGGGAATTGACGATGGGAGATACCGCTGAGAATGTGGCGGAGAAATTTGAAGTTAGTCGGGAAGATCAGGATGCATTTGCTGTGGAGAGTCAGCGGCGGGCTATTCAAGCGATTGATGAAGGGAAATTTGCCGAAGAAATCGTTCCGGTCGTCATTCCGAACAAGAAAGGCGATCCGATTGTTGTTGATACAGATGAGCATCCGCGTCGCGGCACTACTCTTGAATCATTAAGCAAGTTAAAGCCGGCGTTTCGAAAAGGTGGAACAGTAACTGCAGGGAATTCGTCCGGGATGAATGATGGAGCGGCGGCAGCTCTTATTATGAGCGAAGCAAAGGTACAAGAGACAGGTGTGAACCCACTTGGCCGCATTGTTCATTTTGCCTGCGGCGGGGTTGACCCTAAGATTATGGGAATCGGTCCCGTTGTCGCGATTCGCAAGCTGCTTGATGAAGTAAACTTGTCTATCGAAGATATTGATTTATTTGAACTAAATGAAGCATTCGCTTCTCAGTCGCTCGCATGTATTCGTGAGTTAGGCTTACCTCTCGACAAAACAAATGTAAATGGGGGAGCCATTGCGCTTGGGCATCCACTTGGCATGAGCGGAGCCCGTCTGCTTGGGACAATTCTTTATGAGTTGCGTCGTCGAAATAAGCGATATGGTGTTGTGTCATTATGCATAGGTGGCGGTCAGGGGCTCGCCACTCTCGTAGAAGCACTATAA
- a CDS encoding thiolase family protein — translation MRTPVIIDAVRTAIGKHGGALKDVRPDDLGAVVIEKLLARNPIDPAMIDDVVLGCANQAGEDNRNVARMSLLLAGLPVTVPGVTVNRLCGSGLEAVNQSANAIIANRGDVYIAGGTESMTRAPLVMMKPGAAYQRGNVQLHDTTLGWRLINDKMAAVYPPISLGETAENVAEQYGITREMQDEFALASQQNYARAVAEGKFAAEIVPVEIRGRKGDVTIFEQDEHPRPGATIEQLVGLKPAFRKDGTVTAGNSSGLNDGAAALLLMEETVAREQGLKPRARVIASAVAGVDPSVMGIGPVPAVRKVLERSGLAISDIGLFEFNEAFAAQAVACVQELAVPVEKVNVNGGAIALGHPLGASGARILTTLLYEMERQNVRYGLAAMCIGVGQGIATIIERV, via the coding sequence ATGAGAACACCTGTAATTATAGACGCAGTACGTACGGCAATCGGCAAGCATGGCGGTGCCCTAAAAGATGTTCGCCCGGATGATCTTGGTGCCGTTGTGATCGAGAAGCTGCTTGCACGCAATCCAATTGACCCGGCAATGATCGATGACGTTGTACTAGGGTGTGCCAATCAGGCGGGGGAAGACAATCGGAATGTAGCGCGAATGTCGTTACTTTTAGCTGGTTTGCCTGTGACGGTACCGGGTGTTACCGTTAATCGTCTGTGTGGTTCTGGACTAGAAGCGGTGAACCAGTCAGCCAATGCGATCATTGCAAATCGTGGTGATGTATATATTGCCGGCGGAACTGAAAGCATGACACGTGCCCCGCTTGTGATGATGAAGCCGGGGGCAGCGTATCAGCGCGGCAATGTGCAGCTGCATGACACAACATTAGGTTGGCGGTTGATTAATGATAAGATGGCGGCTGTATATCCGCCGATCTCATTGGGTGAAACGGCAGAAAATGTGGCGGAGCAGTATGGCATTACCCGCGAGATGCAGGATGAGTTTGCGCTGGCTAGCCAGCAGAACTATGCGCGTGCGGTAGCAGAAGGAAAGTTCGCCGCTGAAATCGTACCTGTAGAAATTCGTGGGCGCAAGGGAGACGTTACGATCTTTGAGCAAGATGAGCATCCGCGTCCAGGAGCTACGATTGAGCAACTAGTCGGGTTAAAACCTGCTTTTAGAAAAGACGGTACCGTAACAGCTGGAAACTCATCCGGGTTAAATGATGGGGCGGCAGCACTTCTTTTAATGGAAGAAACAGTCGCGCGTGAACAAGGCTTGAAGCCGCGTGCCCGTGTGATTGCATCCGCAGTTGCTGGGGTAGACCCATCGGTTATGGGGATTGGTCCTGTTCCTGCGGTACGCAAAGTGTTGGAGCGCTCAGGTCTAGCGATTTCTGATATCGGCTTGTTTGAATTTAATGAAGCATTTGCTGCGCAGGCAGTTGCCTGTGTACAAGAGTTGGCTGTTCCTGTGGAGAAAGTAAATGTGAATGGGGGAGCTATTGCACTTGGTCATCCACTCGGTGCGAGTGGTGCCCGTATTCTTACGACATTGCTATATGAAATGGAGCGGCAGAATGTTCGCTATGGATTAGCTGCGATGTGTATTGGTGTAGGTCAGGGAATTGCTACGATCATTGAACGCGTGTAA